A portion of the Kazachstania africana CBS 2517 chromosome 2, complete genome genome contains these proteins:
- the KEL3 gene encoding Kel3p (similar to Saccharomyces cerevisiae KEL3 (YPL263C); ancestral locus Anc_6.10), producing the protein MAKKSKKDKEAKKARAELKNKKNQAKSQQKQQKKQQKLDSDDEDDGNIEEILENFKKEQENYEKINIESVEKPSIRNNGSIISSTTKKELLLFGGEHTSKELQTTKFYNDLYTFSPDNNQWKRITSQNSPMPRSSAAMAAHPSGIALLNGGEFSSPKQSTFYHYSDTWILDLTTKEWTKIEGKVKPVGRSGHRITTWKNYFILFGGFKDLGHSTTYYNDVWLFDITTYKWKQVEFPKNHTLPDARSGHSLIPTSEGCIVYGGYCKIKAKKGLQKGKLLSGCWNLKMKADVEAIRWERRRKQGFQPSPRVGCSMAYHKGRGILFGGVYDFDETEESLESIFYNDLFTYNIESNRWFNVTLKKRSNATKTISSTKNKSSKEKERELQDLLNQILEKNNLKPDDEEEEESSDIFGSDDEDDEEQKNKIDIKTVTQLPHPRFNATTTVIDDMLYIYGGAWEFGEIDYSIDSFYSIDLNKLDGVNVYWEDLNEIETAKELGEQGSEDEDEDDFEEDEEDGEEEVEDTKLIAEDVEDEKEEEEEEYPEMEIPDPRPWLPHPKAFESLRAFYLREGPAFLEWAISNNRHTRGKLLKQKSFELCQDRWWERRDQISIEEDKLEEIGVVGDVVERDTSKAVSKRR; encoded by the coding sequence ATGGCAAAGAAGAGTAAGAAAGATAAAGAGGCTAAGAAGGCTAGAGCTGAGTTgaagaataagaaaaacCAAGCCAAGTCCCAGCAAAAGCAACAGAAGAAGCAACAAAAGTTGGATTCTGACGATGAAGACGATGGTAATATAGAAGAAATCCTTGAgaatttcaagaaggagcaagaaaattatgaaaagattaataTTGAATCTGTCGAAAAACCATCTATCCGTAACAACGGTTCGATCATCTCAAGTACAACCAAAAAggaattattattatttggtgGTGAACATACCTCGAAAGAATTACAGACTACAAAGTTCTACAACGATCTCTACACATTCTCACCCGATAACAACCAATGGAAACGTATTACTTCTCAGAATTCACCCATGCCTAGATCTTCGGCAGCAATGGCCGCACATCCCTCAGGTATTGCTCTCTTAAACGGTGGTGAATTTTCATCTCCAAAGCAATCGACTTTTTACCATTATTCAGATACGTGGATTCTTGATTTAACGACAAAAGAATGGACCAAAATCGAAGGGAAAGTCAAACCAGTTGGTAGATCTGGCCATAGAATTACAACATGGAAAAATTACTTCATCCTATTCGGTGGGTTTAAGGACTTAGGACATTCTACCACCTACTATAATGATGTCTGGTTATTTGACATCACAACTTATAAATGGAAACAAGTTGAGTTCCCTAAAAATCATACTTTACCAGATGCAAGATCAGGACATTCTTTGATTCCAACAAGTGAAGGCTGTATCGTGTATGGTGGTTATTGCAAAATCAAGGCTAAAAAGGGCCTACAGAAGGGTAAATTACTTTCTGGCTGTTGGAATCTCAAGATGAAAGCAGATGTCGAGGCAATTAGATGGGAACGTAGAAGAAAGCAAGGTTTTCAACCAAGCCCCAGAGTAGGTTGTTCCATGGCTTATCATAAGGGTAGAGGTATCCTATTTGGTGGTGTCTAcgattttgatgaaactgAAGAAAGCTTGGAATCTATCTTTTACAACGACCTTTTCACTTATAATATTGAATCGAATAGATGGTTCAACGTaactttgaagaaaagatcaaatgCGACAAAAACtatttcatcaacaaaGAACAAAAGCTCcaaggaaaaagaaagggAATTACAAGACTTGttaaatcaaattcttgaGAAAAATAATCTGAAAcctgatgatgaagaagaagaagaaagtagTGACATCTTTGGaagtgatgatgaagatgacgaagaacaaaaaaataaaattgatattaaaaCTGTGACACAACTTCCCCATCCGAGATTCAATGCCACTACCACTGTTATCGACGATATGCTGTACATATATGGTGGTGCATGGGAATTTGGGGAAATTGATTATTCTATTGATTCCTTTTATAGcattgatttgaataaactTGATGGCGTGAACGTGTATTGggaagatttgaatgaGATAGAAACCGCAAAAGAACTGGGTGAACAAGGCTCTGAAGACGAAGACGAGGATGATttcgaagaagatgaagaagatggtgaagaagaagtcgAAGATACTAAGCTTATCGCAGAAGATGTTGAAGAcgagaaagaagaagaagaagaagaatatccTGAAATGGAAATTCCAGATCCTCGTCCATGGCTACCACATCCAAAGGCATTTGAATCATTAAGAGCATTTTATCTACGTGAAGGTCCTGCCTTTTTGGAGTGGGCGATCTCAAATAATCGTCATACTAGGGGTAAACTTTTAAAGcaaaaatcatttgaattatgTCAGGATCGTTGGTGGGAAAGACGTGACCAAATTTCTatcgaagaagataaaCTTGAAGAAATCGGCGTTGTTGGGGATGTTGTTGAAAGAGATACTTCTAAAGCTGTTTCAAAGAGaagataa
- the KAFR0B06530 gene encoding pepsin-like aspartic protease, with the protein MLIFTSQLFLAYVSTAALGNMVLPEISRFSQHNNGFLDLQFNKLYGTSFDIAKKWQDINLGQHNLNFKQSELYKRASSDYQELEIKNQQSFYSLDLFIGTPGQNVTVQIDTGSSDLWVTGSNNPYCNGSTFSDTVPSRELFNCSQYGTFNTNKSSTWSSNNSRFFIQYGDTTFASGTWGRDVMSINGLNVTGLTFAVANASNSSNSVLGIGLTQLETTYNGSNSSHSYTYANFPVVLKNAGLTESISYSLFLNELDAESGSILFGAVDHSKYSGNLYTLPLVNTYKDRGFPNPIEFAVTLQGIGIVSGSKKTTITQTKLAAILDSGTSLTVLPGTIIHSIASSLNGRYSPLIDSYLVSCSLRNSTNTNLVFDFGGFTIKGTLSNFILEIEDDICILGLSSVDENSVILGDTFLASAYVVYDLENLQISMAQAKFDNSTSDIDVIRGNSGVPSAIKAPGYSSTWTATPSSISTGGNIFPTVTSRSSTQTSTHKGNSDASTTSSTQTKKNYGNRENPRILSSIYFLPIINLILDPLFDGL; encoded by the coding sequence atgcTGATTTTTACTTCACAATTATTTCTTGCTTACGTTAGTACCGCCGCACTTGGCAATATGGTACTACCTGAAATATCAAGATTTAGCCAACATAATAATGGATTCTTAGACCTTCAATTTAACAAGTTATATGGCACCTCTTTCGACATAGCAAAAAAGTGGCAAGATATTAATTTAGGACAACATAATCTCAATTTCAAACAAAGCGAACTCTATAAGAGAGCTTCTTCTGACTATCaagaattagaaataaaaaatcagCAAAGCTTTTATTCTTTGGATCTGTTCATTGGCACCCCTGGACAAAATGTAACTGTGCAGATAGATACTGGCTCTTCTGATTTATGGGTAACAGGTTCTAATAATCCATATTGCAACGGTTCTACGTTCAGTGACACAGTACCATCACGAGAGCTATTTAACTGTTCCCAGTACGGGACTTTCAACACTAATAAATCAAGTACCTGGTCCTCTAATAATAGCCGTTTTTTCATACAGTACGGTGATACAACGTTCGCCTCTGGCACTTGGGGACGAGATGTTATGAGTATCAATGGATTAAACGTCACTGGATTGACGTTTGCAGTGGCTAATGcctcaaattcttcaaatagtGTCCTTGGTATTGGATTAACCCAGTTGGAAACTACATATAATGGAAGTAATTCATCTCATTCTTACACATATGCCAATTTTCCTGTAGTATTGAAGAATGCAGGATTGACCGAGTCAATTTCTTATTCACTCTTTCTCAATGAATTAGACGCCGAAAGCGGTTCAATACTGTTTGGTGCTGTTGACCATTCGAAATATTCTGGTAACCTCTACACCCTACCATTAGTAAATACGTATAAAGATCGTGGCTTTCCAAATCCAATAGAGTTCGCAGTTACCTTACAAGGAATTGGTATCGTATCGGGCTCAAAGAAGACAACCATAACACAGACAAAATTAGCTGCTATATTAGATTCTGGAACTTCATTAACTGTTTTACCGGGTACCATTATTCATAGTATTGCATCCTCACTTAATGGCAGATATAGTCCATTAATCGATAGCTATCTCGTTAGCTGCTCCTTAAGAAATTCTACCAACACAAATCTagtatttgattttggGGGGTTTACTATCAAAGGGACACTATCCAATTTTATTCTAGAGATAGAGGATGATATTTGTATTCTTGGTCTCAGCTCAGTAGATGAAAACAGTGTGATTCTAGGTGATACCTTTTTAGCAAGTGCCTATGTTGTTTATGACTTGGAAAATTTGCAAATCTCAATGGCACAGGCTAAATTCGATAATAGTACCAGTGATATTGATGTTATCAGGGGGAATAGTGGTGTCCCAAGTGCCATAAAAGCGCCCGGCTACTCTAGCACTTGGACTGCTACACCAAGTTCAATTAGTACAGGCGGTAATATATTCCCCACAGTAACCAGTAGGAGCTCGACACAGACTAGTACACATAAGGGTAATTCAGACGCTTCAACGACGTCAAGCACGCAAACCAAAAAGAACTATGGTAATAGAGAAAATCCACGAATCCTATCTTCAATTTACTTTCTACCCATCATCAATTTAATATTGGACCCCCTTTTTGATGGCCTATAA
- the MDL2 gene encoding ATP-binding cassette permease MDL2 (similar to Saccharomyces cerevisiae MDL2 (YPL270W); ancestral locus Anc_6.5), whose amino-acid sequence MLKLCLPRTTLLRSQLAGSNLRIIPSIRLLSYSRPSPFPSNSPRPTRCLTVPSRTNFIPRTLPQFLVPHRTLKTASTDNGSSWRDLKRLTVLIKKDIKLLVLAIVLLTISCSIGMAIPKIIGTILDTLRNNYENLTSLSQIKILNIPLSTFLMGVGITLIFGCFANFGRVVILRIISERLVSRLRSQVVKNIIHKDLEFFDTFKVGDLMSRVGNDAFVVSRSITHKVADGVRSGFIGIFGIGLMLTLSRELTGALFAILPPIIWCTSVFGKQIRMNSKKLQDVTGDLTRVTEEQFNGIRTVQGFVAERNEIKRFNNVLREIFQVGKESAFINGKFFTSASLIGDLGFLIVLTYGSYLVMHGSMSIGDLTAFMLYTEYTGNAIFGLSSFYSELMQGVGAASRIFEINDKEPKIKSTTGEAKFKPLNEVGGCEIEFKNVSFFYPTRPTNQIFKNLNFKVPAGSNVCIVGPSGRGKSTIASLLLHHYNAVSGQILIDGQDIATLNTKSLRRKIGIVQQEPILMSGTIRDNITYGLTEEPSKEEIRLVAKQCFCHNFITKFPDTYDTTIGSGSSGTSLSGGQKQRIAIARALIKKPNILILDEATSALDVESEGAINYTFGQIMKSKSMTIVSIAHRLSTIRRFEDVIVLGNDGSVVEMGKFKELYDNPTSELSKLLNEKSSTKEATPQPVNPPPFIDLQTNPEEKKEADNASEENGAKLDDSKEDVSVPDNMTSSDDSLKEAVNEGGPIKITPR is encoded by the coding sequence ATGCTGAAGCTATGTCTCCCACGTACGACACTTCTAAGAAGCCAGCTTGCCGGCAGTAACCTCAGAATTATACCGTCGATAAGACTATTAAGCTATTCAAGACCGTCGCCATTCCCAAGCAATAGTCCTAGACCAACACGATGTTTGACGGTGCCGTCCAGGACAAACTTCATACCAAGGACTTTGCCACAGTTTCTGGTACCTCATAGAACTTTGAAGACTGCTAGTACCGATAACGGTTCAAGTTGGagagatttgaaaagattaaccgtattaataaaaaaagatataaaaCTACTCGTACTGGCAATCGTGCTTTTAACGATATCCTGTTCCATAGGAATGGCTATCCCCAAGATTATAGGTACAATTTTGGACACTTTAAGGAATAATTACGAAAATCTGACATCCCTTtcacaaataaaaatattaaatattCCTTTATCAACCTTTTTGATGGGTGTTGGTATAACGCTGATCTTTGGTTGTTTTGCAAATTTCGGTAGGGTAGTCATTCTAAGAATAATAAGTGAAAGATTGGTTTCACGTTTACGTTCTCAAGTCgttaaaaatattatccaTAAAGATCTTGAATTCTTCGATACTTTTAAAGTCGGTGATTTGATGTCTCGTGTAGGAAATGATGCCTTTGTCGTCTCTAGATCTATAACTCATAAAGTCGCTGATGGTGTCAGAAGTGGATTCATAGGTATATTTGGTATAGGTTTGATGCTAACGTTATCCAGAGAGCTTACTGGCGCCTTGTTTGCTATCTTACCTCCCATAATTTGGTGCACTTCCGTCTTTGGTAAGCAAATAAGAATGAATTCTAAAAAACTGCAAGATGTGACAGGAGATCTGACTAGAGTTACGGAGGAGCAATTTAATGGAATAAGGACCGTTCAGGGATTCGTCGcagaaagaaatgaaataaaaagattTAACAATGTTCTGAGGGAAATCTTTCAAGTGGGGAAGGAATCAGCTTTCATAAACGGGAAATTTTTTACTTCAGCTAGTTTAATCGGTGACCTGGGATTCTTAATCGTACTTACGTATGGTTCTTACTTGGTTATGCATGGCTCGATGTCTATCGGTGACTTAACAGCATTTATGCTCTACACTGAATATACCGGAAATGCAATATTCGGTTTGTCATCTTTCTACTCGGAATTGATGCAAGGTGTAGGTGCAGCGTCTAGAATATTCgaaattaatgataaagaacccaaaattaaatcaaCCACTGGTGAAGCAAAATTCAAGCCATTAAATGAAGTCGGTGGTTGcgaaattgaatttaaaaacGTTTCCTTTTTCTACCCAACAAGACcaacaaatcaaatattcaaaaatctaAATTTCAAAGTCCCCGCAGGTTCGAATGTTTGTATCGTGGGTCCATCAGGTCGTGGTAAATCAACCATTGCATCCTTGCTTTTACATCATTATAATGCGGTAAGTGGACAGATTTTAATAGATGGACAAGATATTGCCACATTGAATACAAAATCTCTGCGAAGGAAGATAGGTATTGTTCAACAGGAACCAATCTTAATGTCAGGTACAATTAGAGATAATATAACTTACGGCCTAACTGAGGAACCTTCCaaggaagaaattagaTTAGTTGCCAAGCAATGCTTTTGTCATAATTTTATCACAAAGTTTCCAGACACGTACGATACTACAATAGGTAGTGGTTCCAGTGGCACAAGTTTAAGCGGTGGTCAAAAACAACGTATTGCAATTGCTCGTGCATTAATCAAGAAGCCAAATATACTGATCTTAGATGAGGCTACGTCTGCTTTGGATGTTGAAAGTGAAGGTGCAATTAATTATACATTTGGTCAAATCATGAAAAGCAAATCGATGACAATTGTGAGTATAGCACATAGATTGAGTACTATCAGAAGATTCGAAGATGTCATCGTTTTAGGTAACGATGGTTCCGTTGTAGAAATGGGTAAGTTCAAAGAATTATACGACAACCCAACTAGTGAATTATCCAAATTgttgaatgaaaaatcatctACAAAGGAAGCAACCCCACAACCTGTCAATCCACCACCATTTATAGATTTACAAACGAACcctgaagaaaagaaagaggcAGATAACGCGTCTGAAGAAAATGGAGCTAAGCTCGatgattcaaaagaagatgtGTCCGTTCCAGATAATATGACTTCATCCGatgattctttgaaagaagcTGTAAACGAAGGGGGTCCTATCAAGATTACACCTCGGTGA
- the PBI1 gene encoding Pbi1p (similar to Saccharomyces cerevisiae YPL272C; ancestral locus Anc_6.8) encodes MTLRTLSSYERKILDETIRRERNGVIFTASYSASSEEWGDDTTLLTLKDSRPTIAILTKAIQRLISRHVELFTTINENYEFEILKSIKKDDILNILEFDSYKDEKINCHNGCPPYLLRHIFDNNRFVPGSKKPLWSLHIIDESLVIFHGQDMLFDIFSAANFHKLLLKETNIVANEPLDSSESDIIFSLENSIKKINNLKLSKSIYDNPRIHLPATSPDLFNLQTQSFFKSVFHSTVKKPIHYLVANVRTKEVTSDNTLSRVTTVQKYTDIFDYNTTLNNTTVFGKITRQRYEYLNSLITNQRICFKSFMVGIIMLCLKPSIENFEGSMKFSIVINLRPFLKESNIEFGLFYKDVLIDVPLSLIDDNAVMLSGYRDFSDNDPDLTEKILEFQFKRVTSLVKDLIERRISKFSTMGFNDDDIRQMKYGKPAEDTKIIRLFDTSEVSLGSGKRDGKYILHNTNFTKSLRKNDFFSVSYTLCDNSGLNLCLQFPDDCDMEAFVECFQSFIE; translated from the coding sequence ATGACACTAAGGACCTTATCTAGTTacgaaagaaaaattctaGATGAAACGATACGTCGAGAAAGAAACGGCGTCATTTTCACAGCCTCCTATTCTGCTTCCTCTGAAGAGTGGGGCGATGATACTACTTTACTGactttgaaagattcaaGACCTACTATCGCCATTCTTACCAAAGCAATCCAGAGGTTGATATCCAGGCATGTGGAATTATTCACTacaatcaatgaaaattatgaaTTTGAGATCCTAAAATCTATTAAAAAAGAtgatatattgaatatacTAGAATTCGATAGTTATAAAGAcgaaaagataaattgtCACAACGGTTGTCCGCCATATTTATTAAGgcatatttttgataataatcGATTTGTCCCTGGGTCGAAAAAGCCATTATGGTCCTTACATATCATCGATGAATCACTTGTCATATTTCATGGTCAGGATATgttatttgatattttttctgCCGCTAATTTCCACAAATTGCTTCtaaaagaaacaaatattGTTGCCAATGAGCCTTTGGACTCATCAGAGAGTGATATTATATTCTCTTTAGAGAATtctatcaagaaaataaataatttaaagCTTTCTAAATCGATATATGATAATCCTAGGATTCATTTACCTGCTACGTCACcagatttattcaatttacaAACACAAtccttcttcaaatcaGTTTTCCATAGTACTGTGAAGAAACCAATCCATTATTTGGTAGCTAATGTTAGAACAAAGGAAGTTACCTCGGACAATACATTGTCAAGGGTCACGACCgttcaaaaatatacagATATCTTTGATTATAACACAACATTGAACAATACCACTGTTTTCGGCAAGATAACAAGACAAAGATATGAATATCTCAATTCCTTAATCACAAATCAACGCAtatgtttcaaatctttcatGGTGGGAATTATCATGCTATGTTTAAAGCCAtctattgaaaactttgaaggttctatgaaattttctataGTGATAAATCTAAGgccatttttgaaagaatctaatattgaatttggaCTTTTTTATAAAGATGTCCTAATTGATGTACCCTTGTCTTTGATCGATGACAACGCAGTAATGTTGAGTGGTTATAGAGATTTTAGCGACAACGATCCAGATTTAACAGAAAAAATACtagaatttcaattcaaacgAGTCACTTCCCTTGTTAAAGATCTCATTGAAAGGAGAATATCGAAGTTTTCTACGATGGGcttcaatgatgatgatattagACAAATGAAATATGGTAAACCGGCTGAGGACACCAAGATAATAAGGCTCTTTGATACTTCAGAAGTTAGCCTAGGTAGTGGCAAGAGGGACGGAAAGTATATTCTGCATAATACAAACTTCACCAAAAGCCTTCGaaaaaatgatttcttttcagtATCATATACTCTCTGCGATAACTCAGGATTGAACCTCTGCCTCCAATTTCCTGATGATTGTGACATGGAAGCATTTGTCGAGTGttttcaatcttttattgaataG
- the FUM1 gene encoding fumarase FUM1 (similar to Saccharomyces cerevisiae FUM1 (YPL262W); ancestral locus Anc_6.13) translates to MMINISSKGSIVHLVKLTSYTSRFYTMSSIKSSFRAETDSFGEINVPNDKYWGAQTQRSLQNFKIGGEREKIPIPIIEAFGILKKSAAIVNERLGTLDSELAKNIIIAADEVSQGKLNDHFPLVVFQTGSGTQSNMNANEVISNRAIELMGGKLGSKTVHPNNHVNQSQSSNDTFPTVMHIAAMLEITRKLLPELNSLKNSLDKKSNEFNDIVKIGRTHLQDATPLTLGQEFSGYVQQMTNGIRRIETALYHLKFLAQGGTAVGTGLNTKAGFDKLIAEQISEETGINFETAPNKFEALAAHDAIVEVSGALNTLACSLFKIAQDIRYLGSGPRCGYGELSLPENEPGSSIMPGKVNPTQNEAMTQVCIQVMGNHSTITFAGSQGQFELNVYKPLLISNLLSSIRLLTDASYSFRVHCIDGLKANRENITENLNKSLMLVTALNPYIGYDNASKIAKNAHHKNITLKESALELGLLTEEQFSEWVIPEKMIGPKQ, encoded by the coding sequence ATGATGATTAATATCTCTTCGAAAGGATCTATAGTACATTTGGTGAAATTGACTTCCTATACATCAAGATTCTATACAATGTCAAGCATTAAATCCAGCTTCAGGGCCGAAACTGACTCATTCGGTGAAATTAATGTGCCTAATGATAAATATTGGGGTGCTCAAACTCAAAGATCATTACAGAATTTCAAGATAGGTGgagagagagaaaagatACCAATTCCAATTATTGAAGCGTTTggtattttgaaaaaatctgCTGCTATTGTCAATGAAAGACTAGGTACTTTAGATTCTGAATTGgctaaaaatatcataatTGCTGCCGATGAAGTGTCTCAAGGCAAATTGAATGATCATTTCCCATTAGTTGTTTTCCAAACAGGTTCAGGAACACAATCTAATATGAACGCAAACGAAGTTATCTCAAACAGAGCTATTGAGTTAATGGGTGGAAAATTAGGTTCTAAAACGGTCCACCCAAATAATCATGTTAACCAATCACAATCATCAAACGATACTTTCCCAACTGTAATGCACATTGCAGCCATGCTAGAAATTACAAGGAAATTATTACCTGAACTGAAtagtttgaaaaattctttggataaaaaatcaaatgaattcaatgatattgTAAAAATTGGTAGAACTCACTTACAAGATGCTACACCATTGACATTGGGTCAAGAATTTAGTGGTTACGTCCAACAAATGACCAATGGtattagaagaattgagaCTGCTCTATACcatctaaaatttttagcTCAAGGTGGTACTGCGGTTGGTACTGGTCTAAACACTAAAGCTGGTTTCGACAAATTAATAGCAGAGCAAATTTCGGAAGAAACTGGCATAAACTTTGAAACTGCCccaaataaatttgaagcCTTAGCTGCACATGACGCTATAGTGGAGGTAAGCGGTGCTTTGAATACTTTAGCATGCTCACTTTTCAAGATTGCGCAAGATATTAGATACTTAGGTTCCGGTCCACGTTGCGGTTATGGTGAGCTAAGTCTTCCAGAAAATGAGCCTGGTTCTTCAATTATGCCAGGAAAAGTTAATCCGACTCAGAATGAGGCAATGACCCAAGTATGTATTCAGGTAATGGGTAATCACTCTACTATCACTTTTGCTGGTTCTCAAGGTCAGTTCGAATTGAATGTTTATAAACCATTACTTATCTCCAATCTTCTGTCCTCTATAAGATTGTTAACTGATGCATCTTACTCATTTAGAGTCCATTGCATCGATGGCTTGAAGGCAAATAGGGAGAACATAACCGAAAATCTAAATAAATCTTTAATGCTCGTGACTGCATTGAATCCATACATTGGTTACGATAATGCGTCCAAGATTGCTAAGAATGCTCATCATAAGAATATTACTTTGAAAGAGTCAGCCCTAGAATTAGGTTTATTAACTGAGGAACAATTCAGTGAATGGGTTATCCCAGAAAAGATGATAGGTCCAAAACAATAA
- the ATP15 gene encoding F1F0 ATP synthase subunit epsilon (similar to Saccharomyces cerevisiae ATP15 (YPL271W); ancestral locus Anc_6.6): MSSVWRKAGLTYASYLSIASKTLREVLKTEYQTAAVASRSVTEAHVTNYKNGSPLSDPEPLQKSDS; this comes from the coding sequence ATGTCTTCAGTTTGGAGGAAAGCAGGGTTAACTTATGCGTCGTATTTGTCGATTGCTTCCAAGACGTTACGTGAAGTGCTGAAAACGGAGTATCAAACTGCTGCAGTTGCAAGTAGATCGGTCACAGAAGCGCACGTCACTAATTACAAGAACGGGTCTCCTTTGAGTGATCCGGAACCACTGCAGAAATCTGACAGTTAG
- the KAFR0B06540 gene encoding uncharacterized protein, whose product MIHSCCHHHLISLKSCPYSKKLSVPYDLATEKYVWTNIHSANYMKYNIDFNKLSLKEYMSNRFTNKIRDEIKKHLTVRPSLSEGTVSCVLWVNQFQQILEAFNLYNFAIFPYPAYPNIIEEGEAYFVSKVVFPLVFPEECARGPKDGPTVKYISKNFRLLIGSLLPRKPSHRVEEILRNLDLSSIESISRQYECIDILQNICTTVKVSEEYKVIRLVTALSEKFKSSIKGLARKWEKQIDTLTIELILDDVKCLYQTNAIRRYHDCDHDSIDEQPRKRARSHIVRRSTEHA is encoded by the coding sequence ATGATACACAGTTGctgtcatcatcatcttaTTTCTCTAAAATCGTGCCCATAttcgaaaaaattatctgTCCCATATGACTTGGCAACTGAGAAGTACGTCTGGACAAATATTCATTCTGCTAATTACATGAAATACAACATAGACTTCAACAAACTAAGCTTAAAAGAGTATATGTCAAACAGATTCACTAACAAAATAAgagatgaaattaaaaaacaCTTAACTGTCCGACCTAGTCTGTCAGAAGGCACAGTAAGCTGCGTTTTGTGGGTGAATCAGTTTCAGCAAATTTTAGAGGCCTTTAACCTGTACAATTTTGCCATATTTCCCTACCCAGCTTATCCAAACATTATTGAAGAGGGGGAGGCATACTTTGTCAGTAAAGTAGTTTTTCCATTAGTCTTCCCTGAAGAATGTGCGAGAGGCCCCAAAGATGGACCCACCGTCAAATATATATCGAAAAACTTTAGGCTACTCATTGGTTCATTATTACCCAGGAAACCATCTCACAGGGTGGAAGAAATTCTTCGTAATCTGGATTTAAGTTCTATTGAGAGCATTTCAAGGCAATACGAGTGTATAGATATTCTCCAAAATATATGTACTACTGTCAAGGTGTCAGAGGAATATAAAGTTATTAGACTCGTGACAGCATTGtcagaaaaattcaaatcttccATTAAAGGCCTAGCCAGGAAGTGGGAGAAACAAATAGATACTTTGACAATTGAGTTGATTCTCGATGATGTCAAATGCTTGTATCAAACGAATGCTATTCGGAGATATCACGATTGTGATCATGACTCTATTGATGAGCAACCAAGAAAAAGGGCACGTTCACATATAGTACGGAGAAGCACTGAACATGCTTGA